The Sus scrofa isolate TJ Tabasco breed Duroc chromosome 6, Sscrofa11.1, whole genome shotgun sequence region aggattcatgaagataagggtttgatccctggcctcaatcagtgggttaaggatctgacattgccatgagctgtagtgtaggtcacagacatggctcagatcccaagttgctgtggctgtgctgcaggctggaagctgcagctctgattgacccctatttctgggaatgtccatatgccacaagtgcagccctaaaaaaagaaaaaaaagaatatctatagaAACACAAATAGTCTCAGTGCCCAAAAAGGCAAAATTGAGTGTTCATTCTAAATTACACAACATTAACTGTATCAGACAAGGTAGACTTTAGAGCAAAGAATATTACTATAAAGAGGATTATtgaatggtttttgttttctgttttgaggAAATTAACGAGGGCCGTTtttgttcgtgtgtgtgtgtttttctttttagagcagcagcctcagcatatggaggttcgcaggctagtggtcgaatcagagctgtagctgccggcctgtgccagaaccacaggaacgcgggatccgagccttgtctgcaatctacaccacagctcacggcaacgccggatccttaacccactgagcaaggccagggatcgaacctgcaacctcacggttcccagtcagattcgttaatcactgagccacaatgggaactccaggaatcattTCTTAATGATAAAGAAGTCTACTCATTAGGTGgacataaaagtagaaaatgtttattcacctaaaaaaaaaaaaaagacttcaaaacacAAAGCGAAACCTGATAGAACTAAATAGAGAAACAGGCAAATCGCTTTTATATTCAGAGATGTCAACAACCTTTTTCAAATCATTGATAACACTGTCCCCTCCATCATTAAGGATACAGAAAACTTAGACACTGTCAACCATTTTAAGCAAGGTGACATTTGTCAAACTCTCCACCATACAAGAAAATGTACATTCATTTCAAGTTAACATGATATATAAGATAACCCATATTCTGTGCAATAAAGTTAGtatcaataaatgtaaaaaattcaagTCATAAAATAGATACCCTGATGGCaatgaattaaattagaaatcaattaccaaaaaattcaagaaattccAAATATCTGAAGTAACACTCTTCCAAAAAAACCATATgtcaaaaaagaaactaaaaggaaaaggttttaaatgtaattaaaatgaaaatacaacacagCAAGTTTTGTGGCAGCAACTACAGCAGTTCTTACTGGGTAACTTTTAATATTTAGCACctatattagggaaaaaaaatcccaaagtttCAAGTGAAGGATCTCAGCTTCTATGttaaaaagcagcagcagaagaaaaaggaaatacactGACTACTACTACACAAAGCAATAGTAAAAGTCAAATTggaacaggggaaaaaaacagaaaaatagaaaaatcagtgaaatcaaCTGCTTTAAGAAAATTAGTAAAGCTGATAAACttctgatcaagaaaaaaagagaaatatagacaTTACCAGTATCAGGAATAAGAGAGGTGGGATACTACACATTCTACAGGTACTAAAATAATAAGAGAATTCCTTGAAAGATTTCACTAAACAAACTCACTCCTTGAGAAAGATACAAACCATGAAAgcccaacaaaagaaaaaaaaagataacttgtaTAAATACATGTCCACAATGGAAATTAAACTTCTAGTTAGAAACCTTCCCATAGAATAAGACTCCAGGAACAGATACTTCACTGGAGACTCACAGCAaacaattaagaaagaaataggagttccccagtggctcagagggttaaggatccagcactgtcactgctgtggcttggattgctgcagcagtgcaggtttgatccctggcctgtggcatgccatgggagtggcaaaaaagaaaaaagaaaagaaaaacaactatgGTTGTGGTCACCAGTATCCAAGAAACCCTCCCACAAATCCCTACCTCTTTGTCTTCTCACCACTTTGGAGCTCCCTTCCAGCTTGTACCAGGACTAGTCTGGGTTACACATAGGCTAAGTCAGAAACGATGGCACATCACTTCCCAGTTAAGGTTGTAACAGATACTGTAGCTTCATTCTTGTGAGTTCTCTCCTAGGTCAGTTGCTTTAAACAATTTCTCCAAAATGGAATAGTTTAAGCAGAAGTATGGATGAAAAAcaatgaactactgatacacaGAACATTgataaatcacaaaataattatgCAGAGTTAAAAAAGCCAggtacgggagttcccatcatggctcagtggtaacgaacccaactagtatccatgaggaagtgggttcgatccctggcctcgcttagggggttaaggatccagcattgctgtgagctgtggtgtaggtcacagatgcagctcggatcccaagttgctgtggctgtggtgtaggctggcagctgcagctccaattagacccctagcctgggaacttccatatgctgtggatgcagccctaaaaagacaagaaaaaaaaaaaaaagtcagatacaTAACTAGTACATATGCTTTtagccacgcccacagcatgtggaagttcctgggccaaaaagtgaacctacatcacagcagtaaccacagccacagcagtgacaatgccagagccttaactccCGCCCAACAgttcagccaccagggaactcctagtacaTTTCAAATTATTCCATGAGTTCAATTGTGgcataacaggttaaggatccagtgttgtcagtgcaggGTCTTGGTCATTgctttggcatgggttccataactggcccaggaactttcacacgctgcggagagccaaaaaaaaattattccacacacacgtacataaaattctaggaaatgcaaacaattctatagtgacagaaagcaagaTGAGTACTTGCCTGGGAATGGGTGAGGGGggagatattttaaaaggaatcaaGATACTTGGTTTCAAAGGTGCAAACATGTACCAAAACTTATCAaattatatactataaatatgTGCAACTAACTGCAGAAAATGTTTAGATTTCTCAGTGATCATAGCcataaaattataagaaacaaaCGGGGATTTCTGTAAAGCCCCATACCAAAGCCAGAGTGATAGAAACATCTGTGGACACACTTTTTAAGAGTTACTTTCCCTACAGGTGACTACAATCTCCCGACCTCTTATTAATCAGCATCTCTGTATCAATTATGATTCCTTCCAGGGCTTTTTAGGAGACAATGACATCTGCCTACCAAATAAGAGATTTAAGGAATGTTGCTATGTCCCAGGGAATCAAGTTCCCCTCAAGATGGCTGGGAAATATGAAGCATCCCCCAGGAACAAGGAACTCCATTCATGCTGCTCCCGGACACACCAGAGGTTGTCACAACACTGGCCACATGGCAAGCCCACAAAGACTGGTATTCTCAGCTGGGAGGCTTCAAGCAGCAAGGCAAATTAGGCTGAAACTAGAATGAAAGCTGGTCTTTCTTTGCCCTTCTGCTACTACCACTGAGACACACCAGTTGGAGCTCTCACAGAAGCTGTGCATCCCTTCAGGCAGGCAGAGCCCAACTCTGTCCTCAACTCAATCCGCAAAGTGAACAGAATCCCCAGGACAAACGGTAGCTTAAAAGCTAAAGaatttgtggggagttcctgttgtggctcagtggttaatgaacctgactaggaaccaagaggttgcgggttcgatccctggtcttgctcagtgggttaaggatccggcgttgctctgaactgtggcgtaggtcgcagacacggcttggatcccgcgttgctgtggctctggcataggctggtggctacagcttcgattagacccctagcctgggaacctccatatgccacaggaatcagccctagaaaaggcaaaaagacaaaacaaaacaaaacaaaaaacctaaggAATTTGTTGCATGGAGTTCCCgccacggctcagcagttaatgaacataactagcatccatgaggatgcaggttggatccctagcctcagtgtgttaaggatccggcattgctgcaagctacgatatatgttgcagacgcagctcagatccagcattgctgtggctgtggtgtaggctggcagctgcaggtccgatttgacccctagcctgggaaactccatatgctgcaggctcagccctaaaaagcaaagaaaaaacaaacaaacaaaacccaccaaaaacCTAAAAGCATTTGTTGCAAAACCAGAACAATGTGAGGCAGGCAATTCCCAAGGTAAGTGACTTGGAGGCTGAACAAATCCAGCATGCGACTCACACACAACTTGGGGCCCTGCTGTTGCACTGGGGGATGGCTTCTTTCAGACACGCTGGCAGTGATACACTTCTGGCTAGTGTGCAGGGACCTTTCACAGAGGACCATGGCATGTTACTAAGTGCAACATGGCTCCAGAAAGCTTCCCATTTATCTGGCACACAGAAAAATCTCCTCAGAGTGGGAGTTCAAATGCATCATGCTCATCTTCCAGCGGATGGCTCGTCACAAAGGCTCTCTGGAGCTTCTCTCTGGTGTCATCCAGTATTTTGAACAAGATGCCATATTCCCTGCTATTCTAAGGCCTTTCTCCGGCATGAATTTTCCAGTGTCTGATGAGGGAAGCCCTCTGcctgaaggccttcccacactcACTACACTTAAATGGCCTTTCACCAGTGTGGATTCTGTGGTGCTGAATAAGCACATGTTTGTGACTAAAGGCTTTTCCACACTCACTGCACACATATGGCTTTTCACCATTGTGAACTCTCTGGTGTGCAATAAGATCAGAACTTTGGCTGAAGAACTTCCCACATGCAATGCACTCATAAGGCCTTGCCCCAGTATGAACACTCCAGTGTTTAATGAGTCTGTATTTGTGACCAAAGTATTTCCCACATTCGCTGCACTCATAAGGTCTCTCTCCAGTATGGATACTCTCATGTTGAACAAGCGTGGATTTGTGGCTGTAGGCTTTCCCACATTGACTGCACTTGTAAGGCCTTGCTCCCGTATGGACTCTCTGGTGTACAATAAGGTTAgagctgtgattaaaaactttccCGCATATGCCACACTCGTAAGGCATTTCTCCAGTGTGGATTCTCTGGTGCTGTGCAAGTATGGGTTTGCGGCTGAAGGTTTTCCCGCATTCAGTGCATtcataaggcctttctccagtGTGGACTCTCTGGTGCTGAACAAGTGAGTCTTTGcggctgaaggctttcccacactcaCTGCACTCATAATGCCTttgtccactgagcaaggactcTACAGTCTTGCTGTTCCTTTGTGGCTTCCATTTACTAAGAGAAGCATGATGCTGGAACATACTTGAGCTAGCTGGGAAGTCCTTACAAACCTCCCCTGTGCCAAAGGGCATCTTCAATGACTGGACAGGGCAGCTTTTCATGAGCAAGACCCTGCCCTCGTCCCTTGTGCAGGGTTTCTCTCCACTATGCTGTTTTTGGGGGTGAAGGTTTGAATGGAACCAGAGTTGTTTCCCACATGCCACACACATGTATGGTTTTTGCCCAGGGTGTGTGTCCTGGTGCTCAGCCAAATGCAAAATGTCTTTCAAGATGGGGCCACATGTGTCACAGGGGTGGGCCTTCTGGGAAGACAGAACCATCTTAGGAATCATGACCTGTGACACTCCTTTCACAGAAACACTCTGCTCAAAAGGTATCACCTCCTCCTCCGTTCCATGCCAAGAACCTGAAAGCAGACAAATGCTGTTGAAGGACATGTTGACACTGGTGGGAAAGGGCAGTCTCATTATAAATGTGTGTTTAATGGAACTAAGAGCAAGGTCTGCTGTTGGGACAAGAGGCCTGAACTCAAGCTGAGTGATGGGCTGTTATGCAGTGGTTGGCATCGAAAGGTCAAAGAATGGGTGCAATGTGATCAGTGGAATCTGgagtgctgagatgcaggttccatccccagctcagcaccatgagttaaggatccagttgctgcagctgcagtgtgggtcgcaagtatggctctgatctggtccCTGTGGGGGGACTCCATAtactggggtggccaaaaaataaataatggaagtGGTCTTGATGAGGAGAGGATACAAATGTGTGGGACAGCCCAGGAAGAGCCAGGGACTGCAATGAAGTCGTCCACAGATGAATTTCAGCAAGGCCTTGGCACTGGGGACAGGTGAGAGCTGTGTAGAAGTGTGGGTCCCCTGAATGGCTAAAACTGAACAGAACAGCTGGTACTTAAGCATTATTCGAGGTATGTGCACATCTCTTGACACATTAAGCACAAGCCAATGTTGGAAAGCAATGCAGAGGAACAGCTAAGATGTGCAGGCAAAGGTAGGGAACAGccaaaggccaaggatcaaagcataaaaaacaaatgtgtgggagttccctggtggcacagcaggttaaggatttggcattgtcactgctgtggctcaggttcaatctttggcctcggaacttccacaggcaaagacaggaaaaaaaaaaaaaaaagacaagtgtgTAAATGGGAAAGTAAATAAAGTGTGGCCAGGGGCCTTGGCACTTAAACAACTGTGGGCACAGAGAGGGTGGGGAACAGTGAGAACCCAGCCCGACATCACACCTTCCCCAGCTCCCAGTCACCAGGGTCACACCCTCCCTGAGCCTCTCTGGTCATGGCTGGAGTCATGTCTACCCAGTCAGATACCCAGGGCTCACTGCCCAGCTCCAGTGGGGCAAGCCCATGGGACGTGGAAGATGCATATCCTAAGGAAAAGATAGGACAGATAAATAAAAGGCCAGCACTGGTCTAGGTGAACCACCCCTCTgtaaagaaaactaaagattGTAAAACTAACTCTGAAATAGTGTCTTGCAGGAATAGCCTAGTGGTCCCAACAAGTAGTGACCACACTGGACCCTGAAATTCCTGACAGACGCAGGCTCTTAGAAGCGTCGGGTAGAGGCAGAACCTGGGACAtgggtgctgtggctctggacagAGGCACCCCGTCAGGGAGAGGACAGGCTGGATATGATCCGCTGGGTGACTACAGGATGCCTCACTCCTGCATCCACCCACGCAGGCCTCCACAGCAGCAGATGTTAGGAATGCTCAGAAGCCGGAGGTGGTGGTGCACAAAAGCTCACACCTGGCATCCACAGCAGCTACTCCAGGAACTGGGGAGGGAGATAATGCCTATGACTCTGATCCAGGAAGGGTCTAGCTGTGCCTGGGAATCAGGCAAGGGGAAAGCTCAGTCCAGGAAACTGGGAGGGATGTGAGGGCCTTACCCAGTGAGGCCATAAGTGCAAAGTTCTCCAGCATCACCTCGCGGTACAGGAGCCTCTGAGCCTCATCAAGGAGCCTCCACTCCTCCTGGGAGAAGTACACGAACACGTCCTCAAGGTTCACTTTCCCCTGCCACAATGGGGAGAGCCAGGTCTGTGAGCAGCCAGTCTCCCAAGGACCCCCATCCTGCCCCC contains the following coding sequences:
- the LOC110261324 gene encoding zinc finger protein 772-like isoform X1 is translated as MAAAVLTDPVQGKVNLEDVFVYFSQEEWRLLDEAQRLLYREVMLENFALMASLGSWHGTEEEVIPFEQSVSVKGVSQVMIPKMVLSSQKAHPCDTCGPILKDILHLAEHQDTHPGQKPYMCVACGKQLWFHSNLHPQKQHSGEKPCTRDEGRVLLMKSCPVQSLKMPFGTGEVCKDFPASSSMFQHHASLSKWKPQRNSKTVESLLSGQRHYECSECGKAFSRKDSLVQHQRVHTGERPYECTECGKTFSRKPILAQHQRIHTGEMPYECGICGKVFNHSSNLIVHQRVHTGARPYKCSQCGKAYSHKSTLVQHESIHTGERPYECSECGKYFGHKYRLIKHWSVHTGARPYECIACGKFFSQSSDLIAHQRVHNGEKPYVCSECGKAFSHKHVLIQHHRIHTGERPFKCSECGKAFRQRASLIRHWKIHAGERP
- the LOC110261324 gene encoding zinc finger protein 772-like isoform X2, producing the protein MAAAVLTDPVQGKVNLEDVFVYFSQEEWRLLDEAQRLLYREVMLENFALMASLGYASSTSHGLAPLELGSEPWVSDWVDMTPAMTREAQGGCDPGSWHGTEEEVIPFEQSVSVKGVSQVMIPKMVLSSQKAHPCDTCGPILKDILHLAEHQDTHPGQKPYMCVACGKQLWFHSNLHPQKQHSGEKPCTRDEGRVLLMKSCPVQSLKMPFGTGEVCKDFPASSSMFQHHASLSKWKPQRNSKTVESLLSGQRHYECSECGKAFSRKDSLVQHQRVHTGERPYECTECGKTFSRKPILAQHQRIHTGEMPYECGICGKVFNHSSNLIVHQRVHTGARPYKCSQCGKAYSHKSTLVQHESIHTGERPYECSECGKYFGHKYRLIKHWSVHTGARPYECIACGKFFSQSSDLIAHQRVHNGEKPYVCSECGKAFSHKHVLIQHHRIHTGERPFKCSECGKAFRQRASLIRHWKIHAGERP